One window of Schistocerca cancellata isolate TAMUIC-IGC-003103 chromosome 9, iqSchCanc2.1, whole genome shotgun sequence genomic DNA carries:
- the LOC126100809 gene encoding uncharacterized protein LOC126100809 — MATYRKSSNASIRKKSGGTKFELTEEQKADMLQAFSLFDTEGKGKIETKELKVAMRALGFEPKKEEIKKMIADVDKEGTGYLTYEDFVSLMTVKMAEKDSKDEILKAFRLFDDDETGKISFKNLKRVAKELGENITDEELQEMIDEADRDGDGEINQEEFLRIMKKTSLY, encoded by the exons ATG GCAACATATCGTAAGTCTTCCAACGCAAGCATAAGAAAAAAATCGGGAGGGACTAAGTTTGAACTGACAGAAGAACAAAAGGCAGACATGCTACAAGCGTTCAGTTTGTTTGATACTGAAGGCAAAGGAAAGATTGAAACAAAGGAACTGAAG GTTGCCATGAGAGCATTGGGCTTTGAACCCAAGAAGGAAGAAATTAAGAAAATGATAGCTGATGTTGATAAAGAAGGAACAG GTTATCTGACATATGAAGACTTTGTATCATTGATGACAGTGAAAATGGCTGAAAAAGACTCAAAGGATGAGATTCTGAAAGCTTTTCGCTTATTTGATGATGACGAGACAGGAAAAATATCATTCAAGAATTTGAAACGTGTTGCTAAAGAACTAGGAGAAAACATCACAGATGAAGAACTGCAG GAGATGATTGATGAAGCAGATCGAGATGGTGATGGGGAGATAAATCAAGAGGAGTTCCTGAGAATCATGAAGAAAACAAGTCTGTATTAG